A genomic region of Pseudorca crassidens isolate mPseCra1 chromosome 10, mPseCra1.hap1, whole genome shotgun sequence contains the following coding sequences:
- the LOC137231879 gene encoding glutathione S-transferase A2 — translation MAGKPKLHYFNGRGRMEAIRWLLAAAGVEFEEIFIKTPGDLDKLRNEGSLMFQQVPMVEIDGMKLVQTRAILNYIATKYNLYGKDMKERALIDMYAEGVADLGEMIMHLPLCPPDQKDAKTTQIKESITNRYLPAFEKVLKGHGQDYLVGNKLSRADIHLVELLYYVEELDPSLLANFPLLKALKTRVSNLPAVKKFLQPGSQRKPPMDEKNLEEAKKIFRMQ, via the exons ATGGCGGGGAAACCCAAGCTTCACTACTTCAATGGACGGGGCAGAATGGAGGCCATCCGGTGGCTCCTGGCTGCAGCTGGAGTAGAG TTTGAAGAGATATTTATAAAAACTCCAGGAGACTTGGATAAGTTAAGAAATG AAGGGAGTTTGATGTTCCAGCAAGTGCCCATGGTTGAAATTGATGGGATGAAGCTGGTGCAGACCAGAGCCATTCTCAACTACATTGCCACCAAATACAACCTCTATGGGAAAGACATGAAAGAGAGAGCCCT GATTGATATGTATGCAGAGGGTGTGGCAGATCTGGGTGAAATGATCATGCATTTGCCACTGTGCCCACCTGATCAGAAAGATGCCAAGACGACCCAGATCAAAGAGAGTATAACAAACCGTTATCTTCCTGCATTTGAAAAA GTGTTGAAGGGTCATGGACAAGACTATCTTGTGGGCAACAAGCTGAGCAGGGCTGACATCCACCTGGTTGAACTTCTCTACTACGTGGAAGAGCTGGACCCCAGCCTTTTGGCCAACTTCCCTCTGCTGAAG GCCCTGAAAACCAGAGTCAGCAATCTCCCTGCCGTGAAGAAGTTTTTGCAGCCTGGCAGCCAGAGGAAGCCCCCCATGGATGAGAAAAATTTGGAAGAAGCAAAGAAGATTTTCAGGATGCAATAA